A region of the Gemmatimonadaceae bacterium genome:
GGCTGACCGTGACTACATGACGCCGTTCTGGGGAATGTGGGCGGCAAACATGATCCTGGGCACGATTGGCCTCGTCCTTACGGTGCGGCTCGGCCACGAGGGGACGACCAACCGGGGCAGCGAGACCACCGAACTGCTGGACCGCGTGCGCCGCCGGGTGGTGCGCGCCTTCCGGCGGAGACGCTGATGCGGATCATCAAGCCGCTCGACCGCTACGTCCTGGCGGAGTGGGTGAAGATCTTCGCCGGCACGGCGCTGGGCTTCCCGCTGCTCGTGATCATCATCGACCTCACCGAGAAGCTGGACAAGTATCTCAACCGCAACCTGACGCCGAAGGACATCGGGCTCGCGTACCTCTACGGCGTGCCCGACACGATGTTCCTCGTGATGCCGGCCGCGGTGCTCTTCGCGACGGTCTTCTCGGTGGGCAGCTTCACGCGGCACTCGGAAATCACGGCCGCCAAGGCGAGCGGGATCAGCTTCTACCGGTTCATCCTGCCGATGGCCTTCGGCGCGCTGCTGGCCACGGCGCTGGGACTCGGCATTGGCGCCGTGTCGCCGTACACGAACGCGCGGCGCGTCGAGCTGCTCAAGGAACGGCAGTTCAGCAACCGGTCCACCCGCTTCAACTTCACGTACGCCGCGGAGGGCGGGCGGGTCTACACGATTGCCGGGGCCGATGTGGAACAGCGCGCGCTGGACCAGGTGGTCATCGAGCGAAAGGGCAAGGACGCCGCCTACCCGACGTATTTCGTCAGCGCGCGCTCGGGCAAGTACGACGCGCGGCGGAAGCGCTGGACGCTGCAGTCGGGAACGATGCACATCCTCCCGACCGATGCGATGAACATCAGCATCACCTTCGACTCGCTGCGCGATCGGCGGATGACCGAGGACCCGCGAACGCTGATGGCAAGTTCGAAGGTGCCGGACGAGATGACCTTCGCCGAACTCGGGAGCTTCATCCGCAACCTGGAGCGCTCGGGAAGCGACGTGGGCGCGCTGAAGGTGGGGCGCATGCTGAAGATCGCGATCCCCGTGACGTGCGTCATCATCATGCTCTTCGGCGCGCCGCTGGCGACGAGCACGCAGCGCGGCGGCACCGCCTTCGGTGTCGGCATCAGCCTCGGCACGACGGTGATCTTCCTCATGCTCGTGCAGCTCACGCAGGCGATCGGCTCGAAGGGGCTGGTGCCGCCGAACCTGGCAGCGTGGCTGCCGGGGATGGTTTTTGGCACCGTTGGGATCATTCTGCTTTCCAGGGTCAGGACCTAGAAGCAGAGAAACAACAGAGAAACAACAGAGAAACAACAGAGAGACAACAGAGAGACAACAGAGGTACCGCATTGGCGATTGAACGGTGTTGATGGCAGGCAACTGATGACGCACGGGGGCCCAATCAGGGCTACCGTGCGTTCATGCATCAGTACGAGCAGCTCACGGTCTGGAAGCGATCCATGGCGCTGGCGGCCTTGCTGCAGGCTGAGGCGCGTACGGTCTCGGCGTACCTTGACCGCACCGCATGGAGCCAGATTCTCCGCGCCGCAACGAGCGTGCCGGCGAACATCGCGGAGGGTGCCATGCGGTCGAGCCCACGCGACTTTGCGAACTTCCTCTCCATCGCCATCGGCTCAGCCGCGGAGCTTCACGCCTTGCTGCTCATCGCGGCCGAGAGCGGACTCGTTCCTCCCGACCGCGCCAAGCACACCGCCGCCGAGGCCAGGGAACTGCGCCAGATGCTAGTCAGCCTGCGCGGCCGCATCCTCGGCCAGCAAAGGCAACGCTCACCCCGGTAGAAAAGCAGAACCCGGGAGCCTCTCGGCCCCCGGGTCCTGTTGTTTCTCTGTTGTCTCTCTGTTGTTTCTCTGTTGTCTCTCTTAGAACGCGTAGCGCACGGACAGCTGCATGCGGTAGTTCGACGAAATGTTCTGATCGTTGAAGATCGTGTACGTCGGGTTGAACGTGAACTTCGGCCGCGCCGCGACACCCGCCGCGCCGACCATCGACCCGGTTTCCTTGGTCGAGTAGTTGAGCGGGCCGGTCAGCGCCGAGTTGGCGCCCGCCGAGCGCACCTTGCCCCAGTTCCGATTGAGGAAGTTCGCCAGGTTGAAGATGTCGAGGCTTACGGTCACGTTGTTGAGCGCCGGCGCGTGGAGCCCGTTCGACAGGCCCAGCTTGCCCAGGCTCTGGCGCACGGTGAGGTTGACGAAGTTGCGGAACGGCTCCTCGCAGCTGTGGCGCTCCATGATCTTGCCGCGCTGCGACGCGAGGCACTTGTTGCCGCTGATGAACTTCTCGAACGCCGCCGCCTGCACTTCCGGCGTATTGGCGCCGCTCTGCACGAAGATGATCTCGTTCGGATCGGTCACGTTCTTCGGGATGTACAGCAGGTCGTTGCCGATGCCGTCGCCGTTCACGTCACCGGAGCTCGAACCGCCGATGAGGTAGTGGAACGGCATGCCCGACTCGCCGATGTAGATGAGCGAGAGGTCCGTGCCGCTCTTCTGGAACGCGTACGACCCGTTCGCGACGACGCGGTGCGGCTGCTCGAACATCGACTTCGTCAGGCGGGTCGACTCCTGCGGCTCGTAGCCCGCGGAGCGTCCGAAGCGATACTGCGAGAACGCGGTGGACGACCCGAGGCTCTGGATGTCGTACGCCTTGGAGAACGTGTAGAACACCGAGCCTTCCCAGTTGTCGCGCCAGCGGCGCTGCAGGCCGGCGGTCAGCTGGTAGCTGTAGTCCCTGTTCTGGTTCGTGACATCGAGCACCGTGTTGCGGCCCGTGAACTTGAGGTTCGGGGTCAGCGGCGCCGTGCCATACATCAGGCGACCGTGCGGATCGGTGCCGAGCGGGGCGCCGAGCGCGATGTTCTGGTAGAACAGCGTGTTGATGCCCTTGGTGTACATCGCCTCGAACGTCGCCACGATGCCATCCATCAGCTCGCGATCGTAGCCGAGGTTCGCGCGGAGGTTCTGCGGGAACTTGAGGTCCTTGCTGAGCAGGTCGACTTCGGCCGTGGCCGAGAGCGCCGCCGTGCTGCCCGTCGCGCAGGCCTGCGGCGGGCTCGCGACGTTGGCCGCGCTGAGCGTCGGCGCAGCGGTCGTGTTGCACGTGAGCAGCGCCACGCCCGACAGGCCCGAGTTCTGGAAGGAATTCGAGAGCCAGACGTAGGCCGGACGGCCGGCGAAGACGCCGATGCCGCCGCGCACCTGGTTCTTCTGGTCACCCGTCGCGTCCCAGTTGAAGCCGACGCGCGGCGAGACCGTCAGGTTGCCGGTCGGAATGTCGGCGGTGTTGCGGCCGAACTGCGTCACGATGGTCGGGTTCGTCGGCGGCTTGTCGGCGAACGACGGCATGTCCACGCGGACGCCGGCCGTGACGGCCAGGCGCGGCGTCACGTTGAACTCGTCCTGCACGTACGCGCCCAGCAGGCTCGCGTTGAAGCGCACCGCGCCGTCCGTGCCCGTGGGAAGCGGCACGCCGACGATGTACTGGTTGGTCTTGCCGATCGAGAAGTCGTCGAGCGAGTTGAAGTTCCACACGCCGAAGATCGACTGCGCGAACAGGTTGCGGACCTTGTACGTCGAGTAGGTCGCGCCGACGGTGAAGCGATGCGATCCGACCGGGATCTGCAGGTTGTCGGTCAGTTCGAGAATGTCCTGGTCCAGCTCGTTGCCGTGGCTGAAGCGCTCGGCGCCGGCGACGATGTCGAAGCCCGTCGTCGACCGGGCCTGGAACTGCGGCACGCCGCCAACTTCCGGCCTGCGGCGGTCACGGATGCGCGTCAGGCCGGCGAAGATTTCGTTGTACCAGCCGTTCGAGAAGGCCGAGCGCAGCTGCGCCACCGTGGCGCCCTTGTCGCTCTTGAACGCGTAGGCGTTGTTCAGCAGTGCGAACGTCGTGCCGGTGAACGAGCGGCTGAAGACGTCGTCCTGCGCCTTGCCATAGTTGTGGCGCAGCACGAGCGACGAGTTGAACGGCAGCTTCTGGATGTCGAAGCGGACGAAGACGTTGGTCAGCGGATTCTCGTTCATGCGCGGGCCGCCGCTCGAGGTCGGCAGGCCCCACTGCGTCGCGATCGCGTTGAAGCGGTCGAGGTCGGCGACGCTCGGCAGGTTCGTGGCGCCGGCGAGACCGATGTACGGACCCGCGGC
Encoded here:
- a CDS encoding LptF/LptG family permease; this encodes MRIIKPLDRYVLAEWVKIFAGTALGFPLLVIIIDLTEKLDKYLNRNLTPKDIGLAYLYGVPDTMFLVMPAAVLFATVFSVGSFTRHSEITAAKASGISFYRFILPMAFGALLATALGLGIGAVSPYTNARRVELLKERQFSNRSTRFNFTYAAEGGRVYTIAGADVEQRALDQVVIERKGKDAAYPTYFVSARSGKYDARRKRWTLQSGTMHILPTDAMNISITFDSLRDRRMTEDPRTLMASSKVPDEMTFAELGSFIRNLERSGSDVGALKVGRMLKIAIPVTCVIIMLFGAPLATSTQRGGTAFGVGISLGTTVIFLMLVQLTQAIGSKGLVPPNLAAWLPGMVFGTVGIILLSRVRT
- a CDS encoding four helix bundle protein, with translation MHQYEQLTVWKRSMALAALLQAEARTVSAYLDRTAWSQILRAATSVPANIAEGAMRSSPRDFANFLSIAIGSAAELHALLLIAAESGLVPPDRAKHTAAEARELRQMLVSLRGRILGQQRQRSPR
- a CDS encoding TonB-dependent receptor — protein: MNLSRLRACLGAAAALLFLSASASFAQVTTGAVAGRVTDAAGAPVEGAQVQVRQVSTGASRGATTNADGRYRVPGLEIGSGYAVTVRRIGYTPVTRENVNVSIGQVARVDVQISQAATTLAAVTVSTEIDPIIAPSKTGTGSTVSDSALIRLPSLGRNFTDFVALTPQISNSGPGLSGGGANNRYNSIQIDGSTESDMFGLGSTGQPGGQARGKSIGLESVKQYQVLLSPYDVRYGNFAGALINAVTKSGTNDFKGSAYWYFRDQEITRSQPYLSDFRQTQTGFSLGGPIVKDRVHFFVNPEFQHQKAPAAGPYIGLAGATNLPSVADLDRFNAIATQWGLPTSSGGPRMNENPLTNVFVRFDIQKLPFNSSLVLRHNYGKAQDDVFSRSFTGTTFALLNNAYAFKSDKGATVAQLRSAFSNGWYNEIFAGLTRIRDRRRPEVGGVPQFQARSTTGFDIVAGAERFSHGNELDQDILELTDNLQIPVGSHRFTVGATYSTYKVRNLFAQSIFGVWNFNSLDDFSIGKTNQYIVGVPLPTGTDGAVRFNASLLGAYVQDEFNVTPRLAVTAGVRVDMPSFADKPPTNPTIVTQFGRNTADIPTGNLTVSPRVGFNWDATGDQKNQVRGGIGVFAGRPAYVWLSNSFQNSGLSGVALLTCNTTAAPTLSAANVASPPQACATGSTAALSATAEVDLLSKDLKFPQNLRANLGYDRELMDGIVATFEAMYTKGINTLFYQNIALGAPLGTDPHGRLMYGTAPLTPNLKFTGRNTVLDVTNQNRDYSYQLTAGLQRRWRDNWEGSVFYTFSKAYDIQSLGSSTAFSQYRFGRSAGYEPQESTRLTKSMFEQPHRVVANGSYAFQKSGTDLSLIYIGESGMPFHYLIGGSSSGDVNGDGIGNDLLYIPKNVTDPNEIIFVQSGANTPEVQAAAFEKFISGNKCLASQRGKIMERHSCEEPFRNFVNLTVRQSLGKLGLSNGLHAPALNNVTVSLDIFNLANFLNRNWGKVRSAGANSALTGPLNYSTKETGSMVGAAGVAARPKFTFNPTYTIFNDQNISSNYRMQLSVRYAF